The Parus major isolate Abel chromosome 5, Parus_major1.1, whole genome shotgun sequence genome contains a region encoding:
- the VPS18 gene encoding vacuolar protein sorting-associated protein 18 homolog, whose amino-acid sequence MASILDEYEDSLHRSVSVQHSRASVGIPHSGYVNARLEKETPIFNKQRIDFTPPEKINSLVVSSNQLCMSLGKDTLLRIDLGKPDEPNQVELGRKDEAKVYKMFLDHTGSHLLIALNTSECLYLNRSVQKVRALSRWKGHLIESVGWNKFLGSETNTGPILVGTSQGQIYEAEISVSEGSLFSTNPDQYFRQVYTLEEESGPAPVCCLEIERGIEGKFFIIATTRKRLFQFVGKVPEGTEQQGFSSIFAVHADHLPSFREFPANLGFSEIAFYTPKLRSNPRSFAWMMGNGVLYGTLDYSRPDSILSDERVWVYPPDIDITVNKPISIVLTQFHFLLLLSDRVKAVCTLNGQVVFQDLFLEKFGLLTRMIKDPTVQQIWIHTEKVVFRYHVQRESRDVWKMYMNMNKFDLAKEYCKDRPECLDIVLAKEAEHCFQNKRYLDSAKCYALTQNYFEEIALKFIEAKQEEALMEFLIKKLSNLKPSEKTQTTLLTTWLTELYLNWLGILQGDPSQRNLYLDTREKFRTFLSSPKNKDCLFNNRASIYELLASHGDTEHMVYFAVIMQDYERVVAHHCQHDEYDEALNVLSRHRDEKLFYKFSPVLIQHIPKKVVDAWISMGSRLDARNLIPALVNYSQSASTQQINEAIRYMEFCVYQLEETQQAIHNYLLSLYALCRPDSLLSYLEQAGTNPNRIHYDLKYALRLCAEHGHHRACVHIYKVMELYEEAVDLALQVDVDLAKSCADLPEDDEELRKKLWLKIARHVVQEEKDVKKAMACLSSCALLKIEDVLPFFPDFVTIDHFKEAICNSLEDYNKHIEELKREMEEATQSAKRIREDIQEMRNKYGSVEPHEKCAACDFPLLNRPFYLFLCGHMFHYDCLLQAVFPNLPAYKQAKLEDLQKKLAATSQPSKTHHRPKDTDTISLGKGQQSREQIKADIDDIVAAECVYCGELMIRSIDKPFIDPQKYEEEMQSWL is encoded by the exons ATGGCCTCCATCCTGGACGAGTACGAGGACTCCCTGCACCGCTCCGTCTCCGTGCAGCACAGCCGCGCCAGCGTGGGCATCCCGCACTCCG GATATGTCAATGCACGACTGGAGAAGGAAACGCCAATATTTAACAAGCAGAGGATTGATTTTACTCCTCCAGAGAAAATTAACAGCTTAGTAGTCTCCTCTAACCAGCTCTGTATGAGCCTTGGGAAAGACACCCTTCTCAG GATTGATCTTGGGAAGCCAGATGAACCTAATCAGGTAGAGCTGGGACGCAAAGATGAAGCCAAAGTCTACAAGATGTTTTTGGACCACACAG GCTCTCATCTCTTGATTGCTCTGAACACCAGCGAATGCCTTTACCTGAACAGAAGTGTTCAGAAAGTGCGGGCGCTCTCCCGCTGGAAAGGACACTTGATTGAAAGTGTGGGCTGGAACAAATTTCTTGGTTCAGAAACCAACACAGGGCCTATCCTGGTGGGGACATCCCAGGGGCAGATCTATGAAGCTGAAATCTCTGTCAGCGAAGGAAGCCTCTTCAGCACTAACCCTGACCAGTACTTCCGACAGGTCTACACTCTGGAGGAGGAATCTGGACCTGCCCCAGTCTGCTGCTTGGAAATTGAACGAGGGATAGAAGGGAAATTTTTTATTATAGCCACCACTAGGAAAAGACTCTTTCAGTTTGTTGGCAAAGTGCCTgaagggacagagcagcagggcttCAGCTCCATATTTGCTGTGCATGCTGACCATCTGCCCAGTTTTCGGGAGTTTCCAGCCAACTTGGGCTTCAGCGAGATAGCCTTTTACACTCCAAAACTGCGTTCCAACCCACGCTCCTTTGCCTGGATGATGGGAAATGGTGTTTTATATGGTACACTGGATTATAGTCGTCCTGATTCGATTCTGAGTGATGAACGGGTCTGGGTTTATCCTCCTGATATTGACATAACTGTAAACAAGCCAATTTCCATTGTACTTACCCAGTTCCACTTCCTGTTGCTGCTGTCTGACCGAGTGAAGGCTGTCTGCACTCTGAATGGACAGGTTGTTTTTCAGGATCTGTTCCTGGAGAAGTTTGGCTTGCTGACACGCATGATTAAAGATCCCACAGTCCAGCAGATATGGATCCACACTGAGAAGGTAGTCTTCCGCTATCATGTCCAACGGGAATCTAGAGATGTGTGGAAGATGTATATGAATATGAACAAATTTGATTTAGCAAAAGAGTATTGTAAGGACCGTCCAGAGTGTCTTGACATAGTGTTGGCCAAAGAGGCAGAGCACTGCTTCCAAAACAAGAGGTATCTGGACAGTGCCAAATGTTACGCACTGACCCAGAACTACTTTGAGGAAATTGCTCTGAAGTTCATTGAAGCCAAGCAAGAAGAGGCCCTGATGGAGTTTCTGATTAAGAAGCTGAGTAACCTAAAGCCTTCAGAGAAGACACAGACCACTCTGCTGACCACGTGGTTGACAGAGCTGTACCTGAACTGGCTGGGTATATTGCAAGGAGATCCCTCACAGCGAAATCTCTATTTGGATACACGGGAGAAGTTCCGCACTTTCCTGAGCAGTCCTAAAAACAAAGACTGTCTTTTTAATAACCGGGCATCAATTTATGAGCTGTTGGCGAGCCATGGCGACACAGAGCACATGGTCTACTTTGCAGTCATCATGCAGGATTATGAGCGTGTAGTAGCTCACCACTGCCAGCATGACGAGTACGATGAGGCTCTAAACGTGTTGTCCAGGCACAGAGATGAGAAGCTCTTCTACAAGTTCTCTCCGGTTCTCATCCAACATATCCCCAAGAAGGTAGTTGATGCTTGGATTTCTATGGGCTCTAGACTGGATGCCAGGAACCTCATTCCAGCCCTTGTAAACTACAGCCAGAgtgccagcacccagcagaTCAATGAAGCCATTAGATATATGGAGTTCTGTGTCTACCAGTTGGAGGAAACCCAGCAAGCCATTCACAACTACCTGTTGTCTCTTTATGCTTTGTGTCGGCCGGACTCGCTGCTGTCATACCTGGAGCAAGCAGGAACCAACCCAAACAGAATCCACTATGACCTGAAGTATGCACTGCGCCTGTGTGCAGAGCACGGGCACCACCGTGCCTGTGTCCACATTTACAAAGTGATGGAATTATATGAGGAGGCTGTGGATCTTGCCTTACAG GTAGATGTTGATCTTGCCAAGTCCTGTGCAGATCTTCCTGAAGATGATGAGGAACTCCGGAAGAAGCTGTGGTTGAAGATCGCTCGCCATGTTGTTCAGGAAGAGAAGGATGTCAAGAAGGCAATGGCCTgcctctccagctgtgctctgttgAAGATTGAAGATGTGCTGCCATTCTTTCCAGACTTTGTAACTATTGACCATTTCAAGGAGGCAATCTGTAACTCCTTGGAGGATTACAACAAGCACATTGAGGAACTGAAAAGGGAGATGGAGGAAGCCACACAAAGTGCCAAGAGGATCCGAGAGGACATccaggaaatgagaaataagTATGGCTCTGTGGAGCCTCatgaaaaatgtgctgcttgTGACTTTCCACTTCTAAACCGccctttttaccttttcctaTGTGGGCACATGTTTCACTATGACTGTCTCCTGCAAGCAGTTTTCCCAAACCTTCCTGCCTATAAGCAGGCAAAACTTGAAGATCTTCAGAAGAAGCTGGCAGCTACCAGCCAGCCATCCAAGACCCACCATCGTCCCAAGGACACAGACACCATTAGCttggggaaggggcagcagaGCCGGGAACAGATCAAAGCTGACATTGATGATATTGTGGCAGCTGAATGTGTGTACTGTGGTGAGCTGATGATCCGTTCCATTGACAAGCCTTTTATTGATCCCCAAAAGTATGAAGAGGAGATGCAAAGCTGGCTGTAG